In the Gymnodinialimonas sp. 202GB13-11 genome, one interval contains:
- a CDS encoding HNH endonuclease — protein sequence MDDTPICPLCDRPIPPDAPQSLHYLVPKLRGGKGGPTVLIHQICHNEIHATLSEAELARAFNTPEALRAHPRLSKFFKWVAKRSPDFHSKTSGGRRAWKNR from the coding sequence ATGGACGACACCCCGATCTGCCCGCTCTGCGACCGCCCCATTCCGCCAGACGCTCCACAAAGTCTGCACTACCTCGTGCCCAAACTGCGGGGCGGCAAAGGCGGGCCAACGGTGCTGATCCATCAGATCTGCCATAACGAAATTCACGCCACGCTGTCCGAAGCCGAATTGGCCCGTGCTTTCAACACCCCCGAGGCCCTGCGCGCCCATCCGCGCCTCTCTAAATTCTTCAAATGGGTCGCCAAACGCTCGCCCGATTTCCATTCCAAGACTTCTGGCGGGCGCCGCGCCTGGAAAAACCGATAA
- a CDS encoding enoyl-CoA hydratase/isomerase family protein — translation MIEAYEKDGLLTVTLNRPDKANSLTGDMLSELADLFENADPLALVLTGAGEKVFSAGADLEEARAGLATSPLWERVSGALAALTCPTIAALNGTLAGGAFGMALACDIRLCVPGASFFYPVAKLGFLPQPSDPGRLAALVGPSRAKLLLMAGAKLTTEEALAFGLVDRVVARADLMAYAEALCAPALTGDTANVRTIKAMVG, via the coding sequence TTGATCGAAGCGTACGAAAAGGACGGATTGCTCACCGTCACTCTGAACCGACCCGACAAGGCAAATTCGTTGACCGGCGATATGCTTTCGGAGCTCGCAGACCTGTTTGAAAATGCTGACCCGTTGGCTCTGGTCCTGACCGGTGCGGGGGAGAAGGTGTTCTCCGCCGGGGCGGATCTGGAGGAAGCGCGTGCAGGGTTGGCAACGTCACCATTGTGGGAGCGTGTCTCAGGCGCTTTGGCCGCGCTGACGTGCCCCACGATTGCAGCCTTGAACGGCACGCTGGCGGGTGGCGCCTTTGGTATGGCTTTGGCCTGCGACATACGGCTGTGCGTGCCGGGCGCGTCCTTCTTCTACCCTGTTGCAAAGCTGGGATTTCTACCACAGCCGTCTGATCCCGGGAGGCTCGCGGCGTTGGTTGGGCCGTCGCGGGCGAAATTGCTGCTGATGGCAGGCGCGAAGCTGACCACGGAGGAGGCGCTGGCCTTCGGGCTGGTAGACCGAGTCGTCGCGCGGGCTGATTTGATGGCTTACGCCGAGGCTCTATGTGCGCCTGCCTTGACGGGCGACACTGCAAATGTGCGTACGATCAAGGCGATGGTTGGGTGA
- a CDS encoding SDR family oxidoreductase, which yields MAHAVSGKVVAISGASRGIGAATAREFASLGAKVVLMARSRDAIVDLAGEIGDAALAVPCDVARYWEVEAAYNAAVDTFGSLDIVINNAGVIEPVARIEDVDPEAWGQVIDINLKGTFNGARAALPHMAGKGGTIIGISSGAATNALEGWSHYCSSKAAALMLTRCLHKEMGEKGVRALGLSPGTVATQMQKEIKASGVNPVSALNWEDHIPPEWPAKTLAWMCTEAADAYLGGDISLRDEGIRKAVGLI from the coding sequence ATGGCACATGCTGTTTCTGGAAAAGTCGTCGCAATTTCGGGGGCCAGCCGTGGGATCGGGGCCGCCACCGCGCGGGAATTCGCATCTCTCGGTGCGAAGGTCGTGCTGATGGCGCGCAGTCGGGATGCCATCGTCGATCTTGCGGGCGAGATCGGGGACGCCGCTCTTGCCGTACCGTGTGACGTGGCCCGGTATTGGGAGGTTGAGGCGGCCTACAACGCGGCGGTTGACACCTTCGGGTCGCTGGACATCGTGATCAACAATGCAGGCGTGATCGAACCCGTGGCGCGGATCGAAGACGTTGATCCAGAGGCTTGGGGGCAGGTCATCGACATCAACCTGAAAGGCACATTCAACGGCGCGCGCGCGGCCCTGCCACACATGGCAGGGAAGGGCGGCACGATCATTGGCATATCTTCCGGCGCGGCGACCAATGCACTTGAGGGCTGGTCGCATTATTGCTCGTCCAAAGCGGCTGCCCTGATGTTGACCCGGTGTCTTCACAAGGAGATGGGCGAGAAAGGTGTTCGCGCTTTGGGTTTGAGCCCTGGCACCGTTGCGACCCAGATGCAGAAAGAGATCAAAGCCTCCGGCGTGAACCCCGTCAGCGCGTTGAATTGGGAAGACCATATCCCTCCGGAATGGCCCGCAAAGACCTTGGCCTGGATGTGCACGGAGGCCGCCGATGCATACCTTGGCGGCGACATCTCGCTGCGGGATGAGGGCATTCGCAAGGCGGTGGGCTTGATTTGA
- a CDS encoding DUF2125 domain-containing protein yields MTRFCISLSTLALVAASPAFSDTLATEVWAEWQAQATISGQTITATETPTDSGLTLTNFISSFEDDDIMTRGVIDEIQMTENPDGTLSITFSELYSLTFTFEVDEGDPPGNIELQLRYEGLDVRVSGDAGNRIYTYTADRILITDGAIWGGGSEPPTIDLDMLMTDVASTYSVTGDSPETMRFSSTGSAGGMQMALEVLPPPDETGRLKAGMVVGAIEGSSSGTFSSIAALNQVSTELPEGVELSGTTAYESFALEFEFEDVGEQFAIAYSNEGGSLGVAFSEEEVSYDISGTGMQTRITAIDLPVPVDVSVASSEIAFAVPLSAGDDPQDVSVRLAYEDLTMGDGIWAMMDPTNSIPRDPANLILDATGQIQLFVDLMTIDPEEMTGPPGELRALNVSELRIGAGGAELSGTADVTFAPGQLMPMPVGAAELQLSGGNALLDALMAGGLVPSDQGAFVRGMANVFARPGAAPDTLETTVQFGADGSITANGIPLQ; encoded by the coding sequence ATGACACGTTTCTGTATTTCCCTTTCAACTCTGGCACTTGTCGCCGCCAGCCCCGCATTTTCAGACACATTGGCCACCGAAGTATGGGCCGAGTGGCAGGCGCAAGCCACCATTTCGGGTCAAACTATCACTGCTACCGAGACGCCGACTGACAGCGGTTTGACCCTGACGAACTTCATCTCGTCCTTCGAGGATGATGACATCATGACCCGTGGCGTCATTGATGAAATCCAGATGACCGAGAACCCGGATGGGACGCTCTCAATCACGTTCTCGGAGCTTTACTCGCTCACCTTCACCTTTGAGGTCGACGAGGGCGATCCGCCCGGCAACATCGAATTGCAGTTGCGCTATGAAGGGCTTGATGTGCGTGTTTCGGGTGATGCGGGCAACCGGATCTATACCTATACCGCTGACCGCATCTTGATCACCGACGGTGCCATCTGGGGCGGCGGAAGTGAACCACCGACCATCGACCTCGATATGTTGATGACAGATGTCGCCAGCACCTATTCCGTGACCGGCGACAGCCCCGAGACGATGCGCTTTTCCAGCACTGGGTCTGCCGGTGGCATGCAAATGGCGTTGGAGGTTCTGCCCCCGCCCGACGAGACCGGTCGCCTGAAGGCCGGCATGGTCGTGGGGGCAATCGAAGGGTCGAGCAGTGGCACATTTTCATCCATCGCGGCGCTCAACCAGGTCAGCACCGAATTGCCCGAGGGCGTAGAGCTGAGCGGCACAACGGCCTACGAGTCCTTCGCCCTGGAATTCGAATTCGAGGATGTGGGTGAGCAGTTTGCCATCGCCTATTCCAACGAGGGTGGCAGCCTTGGCGTCGCCTTCAGTGAAGAGGAAGTGTCTTACGACATCAGTGGAACAGGCATGCAGACCCGCATCACTGCAATCGACTTGCCAGTTCCAGTCGATGTCTCGGTCGCATCGTCCGAGATTGCCTTTGCCGTGCCGCTATCTGCAGGCGACGACCCGCAGGATGTATCGGTTCGACTGGCTTACGAAGACCTCACCATGGGCGATGGGATTTGGGCGATGATGGACCCAACCAACTCCATCCCGCGTGATCCGGCCAACCTGATCCTTGATGCAACGGGTCAGATTCAGCTGTTCGTCGATCTCATGACCATTGACCCCGAAGAGATGACAGGCCCACCGGGTGAGTTGCGCGCGTTGAACGTCAGCGAATTGCGCATTGGTGCGGGTGGTGCGGAGCTTTCGGGCACCGCTGATGTGACCTTCGCGCCGGGCCAGTTGATGCCGATGCCTGTGGGCGCGGCAGAGCTGCAACTCTCTGGCGGCAACGCGCTTCTGGATGCGTTGATGGCGGGCGGACTTGTGCCGTCCGATCAGGGCGCATTCGTGCGCGGCATGGCCAATGTCTTCGCCCGGCCCGGTGCCGCGCCGGATACGCTAGAGACAACGGTGCAGTTCGGAGCCGATGGGTCGATCACGGCAAACGGAATTCCGCTGCAATAA